GTAGGTTGCGCCGGCTGCTTCTTTGCTCTGGAGGGCTCTCTTTGTATGTGTCTTTGTGTGTTGTGTCTATATGTGggcatacatgtatatatatagccATGTGcctatttatatatgttttatatacaatGATTTACAAAGTGCCAAGCACTGGACTAAGTGCCTTACAATTCAACAAAGTTGGCTCTATTATTATCATCCACATTTTCCATATAAGAAGACTGAAGTGCAGAGAAATAAGGTGATTTGTCTGATATCACTCAGCCAAGCTTGTGGTGGGACCAGGATTCCATTGCGGCAGTCTGATTATGCTCATCGCCCTGACACCAACCTCTGAAACCTTCTCTGATGACTCTCGTGCAGTGACCTCAGGAAGGTCTTTAACCCCTTAACTCATTTATTGCTGACACAGGGGAGGCACAGACAGGGTGTATGTTTGGGGGCAGGGTGCTGGAcaggaggtggagaaaaagatAGGAATTCAATCTGTCTTAACCTGCCCTAAGGCACTGATCAAGTGCCTGTCACATGCAAGATCGGGCCAGGTGCCAAGGGGACACAGATGAAACGCATCCTTGATTTTAAGGAGCAGCCCTGGGTTGGAGGGCTTCTCTCCAGGCTTCTGCTGCAGGAAGGTCTGCCCAATTTAAGCTTGGCCCTGGACCTCCCGAGCTGTCTCCACCAAACCCAGGTGAATTTTGAGAAGGTCGCGGCTTTTTGTTGCACACCCAAGTGAACTGGACCAAAACAGATCCCACGTGCTTGACACGTGGAAATCCTCAGAGCCAGTGGTTTATAAACTTGCCAAAGGCCAGAGGAGTAAACACATCCCAGAGAACCGTGGAGTAGTCCTCTGGCAGTGAGGCATGCAAACAGAAAGCACAGATTTCTGGCACGCGCCTTAAGGTGGTCCTGGGTTTGGAACCCAGAGGCTTGCTCAGAGCTGAGCCGCATGAAGTGCTTAGTACTGTGCTGGCACGTAGCAAACTCTTAGGGAATGGCAACAATCACCACTAAGATTGCTTGTCACAGAAGGACCTGTGATGCATATATGAAACTGTTCATGAACCTCCTGGCCCTGTTGAAAGCTGCTCCGCCCTGTTCGAACATCCTTTCAGGGTTTTGCAGCCAACTCAACTTTTCAAAACTAAAACTTATGACATCCTTCTGAAGTGCTAGGTGCTTATGGATCTTTATATATTATCTCCTATAATCATCTCTAGGCCCTCTGAGAAAAGTgcaattattattcccatttctcagatgaagaaattgaaattcagagaagtgaaacaacttgcctaaggtcacaaagcCTAAGTAGAAGTACCTGGCTTGTCCGCCTCTGAAGCCCACACCCTTCACCATGAATCTAGAACCTTTAGAATGTGTGTGGCCTTCCTGAGCCCGGGTTCAAACAGAATCTGAAGCTGAAGAACTGCTGGCTCTTGCTCTTGACCTTCTGGGCCTGGCCATGCTGTACCCATACTCATAGTCCATGACATCCGCTGACCAGACGGTTTCCTTTACCCAATTTATACCTCTGCCAATAAACTGGGGTCCTGTGAGTACCAGCATAGCTGTTACTTGCCTACAATCATTACAGGAATCGTTCCGTTTAGGATATGTTACTTTTTCCTTATACATGCATAGGATGTGGCTGTTTACTTTCAAATATGTGGTTTTGCTTCCTGGTCATAACTCTGGGAGATAGGAATGGTTATTTTCATTTCCCAGCTTCAGTATCTGAGGCCAAAAAGGAGCCATGGCTGGCCAAGGCTCACAAACAGGAATGGGGGAGTGGGGCCTAGAACCTAGCTCTGCTGACACCAAGCTCCTTGTTTGTGGCATCACACCCGGGTTGCTGCCTCAGtacctggggcctggggagctcCCCCTGTTCCATTCAGGCCCTTGGAAGAAAGCCTGAGGTCCCTGCCgattggggccctgggatcctcACAGCCCACACGTGCACTCAGCTCTGCACCCCCCGATTCCTAACTACTCCATTCTCTAAGGAGCAGAGACACATGGCCCAGGGGGGGCAGATCCTGCCCCTGTGTCCCCTGTCCTCCATCCAGTTCTGCCTCGGACACTTCTCCCATAATACAGATTATACAGAGGAATAAGTGGTGAGACTTTGGAGAAGAACATTCCTGTGTCTCATGGGGATGAACATGGCCATTTGCTGGCTGCTGAAAATCTGGATCTCTGGGGTAGGTGTTTTGCTGGTGGTGGAAGCTGATCTAAGGGAGGCTAGCGCTccagctggaggaggagaggtCAGAGGGACGGACTTGGAGTATAAACTAGAGCCAGGCACCATATTGCTCTCGTCCCCCAAAACCAGGAATTTTACTTTTGCTAGGAGGGCTGGGCCATGTCAGGCTGAGGATGAGCCAGGGTCTGCTCTAGTTTTCTTTGGCATGCTAGAAGGAGGCCTTCCGGGGAGGGTGTCTGCTCTGACTCTCCAGGCTTTGGAGAACTGGGTGGGAAATCTCAGCGAGGTGAGCACAGGAAGGGCTGGGGAGATTCTCAGTAGGACATAATGGGTGGTTTTGAGCTATTGTTCCAATGTGTTCAAGTGTCTGGCACCCTGGTGACCTGGGCCAGTCTCTCAGAGGCAGGCCGGTGGATCTGGAAGCCAGAACTCCcctctggggggggggaggggcggttTGTGGGCAGAGTCCAAGCTGCACAACCACTAGGCTCCGGGTTGTTTTTGGACTGTTCCTGGTGTGAAAACACTGCCTCCCACACAGCGACTCGGGAATTGGGCCTCGAGCTCTGTTGCCTTTGGGGAAGGCCTTGGCGTTAGTGGGGTGAGGGAGACCTCCTCTTACCTGACCCTCGACCCCCGTCCTTCCTCAGAGCCTTGGAGGCTGCCTTCCCTCCAGGCAGGCCGGGAGAGTCcagaatatatattctagatgTCCCAGTGGCCTACAGCGCAGGGAGTAGCTGCTCACAGATGAAGCTTTGGGACTGGGAGCTTCCTAAGTGTCTCCCTCACTGGCTGCCCTTGTCATATCCAGGGCCCCCCAGGCCTGCCAGCCCTTCCTTGGGGGAGGCCCCCCAAGAACTGTCTGCAGGCGGAGCCAAGAGGCTGAGGCCACTGGCGCTAGAGCCCAGAAAAAAGCCACAGACACAGGCCAGCAGGAaggctccctctccccagcctttATCTGACCAAGTATCTCGGCACACAATGTTCTGGTTGGTGTTTCTTGAACATAAATCTTTATTCCAATTGCAGTAGCTTTGATAGGAAAAACAGGGCACATTTCATCATATTCTTACCCTAATCAAATGTCTCTCTTCCCAAAGCTCTCCACGTTTCTAATCTGCCCTATTTGGAttgggttggggggtgggtgggacagACAGTTACAAAGGAATGAATAGGaccctttgctttgtttttttttttttttttaaatcagagggACCATTTAGATCTAAAATCTAGAGCAGGGCTTTCACCCTGGGCAGGAAACGATGGCAAGGAAAGCAAAAATTCTATTTCAATGTAAATGAGATTTACATTGAGGGGAGAAATTGTGCcttcaggggaaaaaattaaaaagttactgGGGAAGGTGGCAGCTTGAGGATGGGTGGAGCCCTGCTCTCTGTCACTCACATGTCTGGCCAAGACCTCTTGAAGTAGTCAGTGTTGAGGAGTACAACCCCTCAAAACATGACTACTCAGGGTGTTGGAGTTTGGGGAGGCCTGGGATCCTGAGGCTGGTTAAGTACCAcacatcttcctcctcttccttctccgtggccccctcctcccctgcctctcctctccactctCCTGTTCCCAGTCCCCTATCGGGGAGGCGCAGGAGGGCAATGTTCCCTTCTGTCCTGGCCCACTTTTCCTCTGTACCTCCTGGCTTTTGTGTCAGTTCTTACCCTGTTTACCTCTTTTCTCCACCCTCCATCTTCTCTGCAGGTCCCCTGACCCCATCCACCTTCGGCCACTTGTGGAAGTCACCCAATTAGAAATCAAATAGTTCTTTCTAGGTAGGTCTCTGGCCTCCCTGATTATAGGCCAACGTTGGGACCGCTGGACGTTGCTGTGGGCTGTCAGTGGGTGGCAAGAGGGCTAGAGGCCTTCATGTTTTCTCAGATAATGAAGACTTGGGCAGGAAGCCCCTGGGGGCTAGGTGGGGGACCAGCCGTTAGTCCTAAGGCAATGTTACCATGAAATCAGATCTACCATGACAGAGATTATTTCATTACCGTTCTTCCAGACAGCATTTCAGGCAAAAGCACATCTCCCCCTAAAAACAAGCCAACCTCATAGGTCTTTGGTGCAAGTCTCCTCCTACTATACAGCGAGTCGCCCCCAGGACCCAGCCTGGGCATCGCTGAGGTGGGGACCTGCTTCTGCTGAGGCTCCATGGACTTCCCCCAAGTAAAGCAATCAAGGCCCACGCATTGGGGCGGTGGGACAGGTAATCCAAGGATTTAGGTAGCTTTGGCTCTGGAATGCAGAGCAGAGTGCAATCCAGCAGACTTCCCTTTCTAATTATGTCCGGCTTAGGCTAATATGTGAACCCAGTCAGATTTCCCTGAAGTTTGCAGagctggctggggtggggtgagagTTACAGCCAGGGGACGCTGTGGGTAGTCCACCCGCACAGCACAGCGGCCGGGGCTTGCACATGGTCACACTGGGAGAAAGAACTGGAGCGCCGGCACCCCGGATGCTtccaaaaatttaataaataatgattttttaaaactgtataaaCTATAAATTACCATGCAGtccttataatttaaaataatttacaggtTGAGGtagggaggggcccaggagggtgtggaggggggcgcggggagggtgGGGGCCGGCCCGCAGGTCAGGCTCGTCTCCCGGCCTTCCTGCTGAGCACGCACACGCAGGCCGTGTCGATCCGGATGAACCGCCAGGCAGCCTGCTTGCCGTCCATGGTCAGCGCCTTGACGAAGGTGTGGGTGGTGGTGCAGTAGGAGTTCCAGTGCTTGGAGTCGATGCCCCTGCACCCGCTGTCCACGGGGGTGGGGTCCCGGCACTTGGTCTCAAAGAAGTACTGTTTGAACACACTGTTGTTAATGTTCACCTCTCCCAGCACCATCACCTCCTTGCCCTTGATGTCGGTGGCTGTGGTCTTGTCGCCCACCCACACGCTGACGCTGTCGCACACCGAGAACTCCCCCCGGTGGAAGACAGGGTGGGACGAAGACCGCTTGCTCCTGTGAGTCCTGTTGACGGAGGCGGTGCTGCCGGCCTCCAGGTCCAGGTCCTGAGCGTCCGCAGCCACAGGTGGGGGGTGCGTGCTGAACAGCACGCGGGGCGAACGCAGTCGCCGCTTTTTAAAGAGTTTGGGATCCACAGTGATGTTGCGGGTCTGCCCTGTCACCCTGGCAGCTATTGCCCCGGCCGGGGCGCTGCGGGCTCTGCGGAGGGCTGTGTCAAGGGAATGCTGAAGCTTAGTCCAGTGGGCGTGGGGGATGGCGTGTCCTGCTGGGACATGGCTCTCTGGATGCGGTTCTGCCCGGATGCCGATCAGAAGAGCTGTGATCAGAGTGTAGAACAACATGGACATTACGCTATGCACCTGCCAGGAAACAGAAACAAGGGTTAGTCCACCGGAGCCCAAGGGCAGGGTGACCTTGGAATTCACCGTCCAAACTGGGagacttttgagagtgaaaggggcTGCTGGCCATAATTACCTGGGACAGTAGGCATCTATCTGCAGGGCTGGCTCAGATGACTGGAGATATGGTCACACCATGGATGGGTAGGCTTTTTCAAGAAGGGACAGAGCCAGGGCActccggggtggctcagtgcttgagctttggctccggttgtgatcccgggatcctgggatcaagccccgcatcaggctcccctcagggagtccctgcctctttctgtgtctctcatgaataaataaattaaatcttacaaaaaaaaaaaaggaagggacagaGCCCCTGAAATTCTGCCCTTTGGCTCCATGTGAACTTGCTAGCACTGTATGCAGAGTCCCTTGAGTGCTGTGCCTGCCCACCTGAGGCAGCTGAGGGCTGGCGGTGTGTGCCTGACACCTGTCCTTAGTGCTGTTTCCTGCCCAGTGGCTTGACTCCCCCGGGAAGGCAGTGGGAAGGGTTGCTGGGGACTAGTCTGGACGCCTCAGCCCTGAATACACCCTCTTCAGACAGCAGCACTGGCTCAGCTCTGAGATCTGGTGACTCCGGACCCTCATTACAAGTCCATGAAGCATCATGTTTGGTCAAAAAGCATATAGCTCTGGACCATGATTGCCAGCCTATTCAGCCACCAGTCAGCACTCACAAATACCGATGCTGAGGATACCGATGCTGAGGATAGCTCCTTGTTGTGTGAAGTTTTAAAAGCTTCTCAAGCACATTCGTTTCTAATTTCTCATTAGTCTGTGTGTTGGGTTaggatttttcatctttctttcataTACAAAGAAAGTAATCCACAGAAAATTAACCAACAGGTCTAAAGTCATCAGTGCCAACAGGACTCGAAATAGAACCCAAAGCTGACCCGTTACTCTGCCAGCCgacccttcctccttcctcttcactTGCTCTTTCATTCTTACAGGTACCTTTGCCTGTTATTATTTACTCTTATGTGAGTATAAACCAAATGGCAGAAATCCATCTGTCCCCAAGAGGCAGTGCAAGCCCCTCTGGAGCATGGTCCAGACAGGGCTCCGCACTGCACTAGAGTTGCCCACCAGTGATCACCCCCAGGGCAGCTAACTGTGAAGGCCCCAATCACTACCTGTAGATGGATATTAGGTGTCACCTCCTCTGCAAAGCTTCCCTAAATCTTGGTAGGGTTAAAGGCATCCCCTAGAGGGGGTGCTCAAACTTCCTACTCCATCTCTACCGCCTCCCCATTCCCACAGATCGTTCTGCATTGGATCTGGATCCAAACCTTATTTGGATTCCCAGCTCAGTTACTTGTTAGCAGAGGAAAGTCccttaatctttctgagccttcctttcctcattgataaaaagcaggtgctaaacacTATTTCATGGGTTGTTGTTAGGATTGAAAGGTGCCCACACACCTACTTAATTCTGAGTCATTCCAATGTCCTGTGGTCAAGGACTTCGTCTTCTTCAGTCACACTGCTGCCTGTTCTGTCTCTGAGCCGGTTCCATGCACACCTTTTCATAGCACGCTCATTACCttgattaaatttcttttcaagCTCAGTGATTTAAGCTTGTCTCCCCCACTGGCTGCAAGAGCACACAGCCATGTCTAATCCACCTGCCCTAATCACTCGATCCCTCGTTGTGCACCTCCCCTGTCTTCCATGGTGGCTGTGCATAGCCCTATCATCTTTCCTTAGTGCTGTGGTTAATCGAGTGCATGTCTGACTCTTCAGAGCACTTTACAAGCTGTACCATTTGTAGCTGTATATTTCTGGGGCCATGCGCAGTGCTGGCATACAGTAGGTCCtcaaaaaatataagaagaatgaataaagcaaTGAATGGGGATGGCTTGAGAAGCTCACTCTCTGCCTTCTTTTCACTGTGGTACAtgctttcttttggattttgtGGACATGGCTGATTGCTGCATTCCTAATCTGTTTCAAAGTGATACATTCTTCTCCTCAAtactatgcctttttttttttttttcagctggaACTAGGCAGCTCTTTGGTGAgacactaaaaataaaaccaccaaaattcttttctcttgggtTACTTTGAAAAACATTGGTGTTTGCCCCAATCCTCCAGCCGGCCATGCTGATGAGGTGGTGGCACATCTGGGCTTTGACCACTGCTGGGCCTGCTGGCTAATGGTCTGGAAGATAATTGTCCAGGCAATTGCCACAGAACGGATCATTCGGTTGGTTGGCAGCTGGGTCAAGCCTCTTAGtttgctccttttctttcttcccaatacATGGTAGCTCTCATCAGatagaagaagggagaagagatgaaACCGAAATTCATCCGTTTATATCCAAATTAGTAACAGACTTTGGATGGGGAAATGGATCTCTCATCAGatagaagaagggagaagagatgaaACCGAAATTCATCCGTTTATATCCAAATTAGTAACACTTAAAATTTGGatggggaaatggaaaaaaaaaataacccactaAAATTTAGAGTTTTGATGGTAATGAGGGACATACTGCTCCCTATTTCCCATGACCAGAGGTTCCTACCTCCTCCTACAGTCTCCTCTTTGGTAAGGTCATCCTCTTCTAAGGAGTCAACTGAGACTTCTGTGGGATTGATGCCCATCCATACCGCACTTCCAGCCTGACTTCTCTTTTGAAAGCCTGTCCTGAACCTCCAGCAACTCTCCACAGATCCTGATGTTTTAAATGCAAGGTACCCCAAACAAAAATCTTTACATTCCTGCTCCTCATTAGGATAAtcactccctgccctccctgtaCTCAACAGCAGCAGCCCCATTTTGGACCACTTGATGTTTTATGATGGAGTTCCACAGCTGCTATCTCCTGTGAacaccgcccctcccccccagatgTATTTCTCCAACCTTTTGCTTTATTCTGGTGCTGGAACCACCATCTATTTGTTCACCGGCTCCAAACCTCAGCTTGCCACtggcctctgctccttcctcccagccctcccccagAACTCTGCATTCTGCTCCGGTAGCATCTCTTGAAACTGTATTTTCTATTCTCACCTCTTATTCCTAGTTCAGGTCACAGAACAGTCTCCCAACTGATGTCCTGGAggctcctctctcttctcccagtGCCAACTGCCCCTAGCTACCCCATTTAACTTCTTGAAGCACCGCTCTGATCACATCACCCTGCCCAGGAGATCCAGCGGTGAGTGGTAGTCTAGGGAGCCAGGAACCAGGCAGACACTGCCCTTCTTCTACTCCCCTTCCATGTTTTGCATTTCAGGCGAATGGCACTCCTGTGGCAGTGCAGGCTCTGTGCTTCCCCACATTGCCCCTGGTTCAGACTCTTTTATGCCTGGCATATTCCCCCTCGCCCTCCTTGTGCCTTTTCTGTTCCCCATCTCTGCTGGTTGAAGTCCTACCATGTCATCTTTTAGCACGCAACTTAAACACCACCTCCACTGGGGacctttttctatttctacagagacaaactctctcctttctccacctCTGTAAAGTATTTCCTTAATGCTGTC
This genomic stretch from Canis lupus dingo isolate Sandy chromosome 17, ASM325472v2, whole genome shotgun sequence harbors:
- the NGF gene encoding beta-nerve growth factor isoform X2 encodes the protein MSMLFYTLITALLIGIRAEPHPESHVPAGHAIPHAHWTKLQHSLDTALRRARSAPAGAIAARVTGQTRNITVDPKLFKKRRLRSPRVLFSTHPPPVAADAQDLDLEAGSTASVNRTHRSKRSSSHPVFHRGEFSVCDSVSVWVGDKTTATDIKGKEVMVLGEVNINNSVFKQYFFETKCRDPTPVDSGCRGIDSKHWNSYCTTTHTFVKALTMDGKQAAWRFIRIDTACVCVLSRKAGRRA
- the NGF gene encoding beta-nerve growth factor isoform X1, producing MEASFECHFHQVHSVMSMLFYTLITALLIGIRAEPHPESHVPAGHAIPHAHWTKLQHSLDTALRRARSAPAGAIAARVTGQTRNITVDPKLFKKRRLRSPRVLFSTHPPPVAADAQDLDLEAGSTASVNRTHRSKRSSSHPVFHRGEFSVCDSVSVWVGDKTTATDIKGKEVMVLGEVNINNSVFKQYFFETKCRDPTPVDSGCRGIDSKHWNSYCTTTHTFVKALTMDGKQAAWRFIRIDTACVCVLSRKAGRRA